From the Drechmeria coniospora strain ARSEF 6962 chromosome 02, whole genome shotgun sequence genome, the window CACGCGGGTTGGGGAGAAGCAAGTAGCCGCCCGTAACGCTGGGTTTGACAGTGAGCCTTTCAACCCATCCGTTCTACATTCGCCCAAACCGACACTTCAACAGGCTATATGGCGGCCATCGTCTTCCTGAAGCTCTCCTGCAGGAGACTACGGCTCCATAAGCGGGCGGAAGCCGAATACAGAAGTGGTCACGCTAAACGGCACGTCGGACACGACCTTCTTGCAGTGGACTTTTGGCTAACCCTCATCGACGACAGACTCTCGCCCATGGACCAATTCGTTGAGGGAGAGGCCATACAGATTCCAAGCTTTGAGAGCGATTTCTTCGCCCCGGTCCGCAACAAGTTGCGCATGTCCACGGCGGGTATTCTTGATTTACAGGTAcccgtctcgccgccttcgcccGCATGTGCGGAAACAGTGAGAATGCGCCACTGCCCAAGCTGTTGAGAATCAAGAGAATGCCGAATACTCCAGGTCCGAGGTGGACACCGATGCCATCAGGCTCGATGGAGAGTTGACGACGGGTATGCAAACCATCCAAGACGCACCAAGTTGGTAGATGCCTGGCTCGTCGTGGACCGGACCAATGACACGATTCACAACTTCGTCAACAAAATCGAGGGAAATGTGCACATCCTAGCCAGAGGACAGTGATATCAGGCGCAGAATTTGTGCATACGGCGTAGATAAATACAGAGACAGAGTCTTGCAGATATCGCCGACTCAATCCACCTCCTTCGTCAGGACCTACCTATCTGTCGGCCATCATGTTTCGGACGCTGTGAAAGTACTCCGGCGACAGTGcctccttgagctcctccCGAGTTAGCCACTTGAAGTCGGTATAACCAAACGGATTGCCCTTGAGGTCGGCCTGGCCGGCCATGATGCGGCCCTTGAGGAAAAATGTCTTGACACCCTTCTTCTGCACAGTGCCATCGGCGTTTAGGACGGGAGTCGCGACCATATGAGCGATGGGAGCGCGGCCAACGATCCACGTATTCATGTTGACACCAGCGGCCTGGTCCAGGACATTTTTCGCAGCCTGTCAAAGTCGATTAGCAACCATGCTCAAGCCTTGACATTTGCGCCAAAACACTTACTTGATGAAGGTTTTCGTCCTTGGGAACCGCACCTGCAGGGAAGCCCCAGCCGTCCTTTCCCTTGACGACAAGATACAGCGTCCTGTCTAAGCTTCTGTCCAACCTGCGCACATCCCCCTTCCTGTCCGCTTCTGTCTCCCGCTCCATCGGCCGCTCGACAGATACCACATCCTCGGCCGCAATCACCTCAGCGTCGTCGCTAACCCGGGCCTCTGCATCCCTCAGAAGGCTGTTAAGAAGGCTCTCCTGAGTGCTCAGTGTGTCGTCGACCTTCAGCTCATCGTCCCATGCCTTTGCGCCCTTGCCCTTGTACACGCCGAGCTCCTTGGCGACGGTGCCTTGGCGCTCCTGTACCTTGAGGTCCCAGTCGAGCTTTCGAGCAGTGTCGGGCTTGAAGTAGATGCTTGTGATAAAAGGAGTGTTGAGTCGCTCCTCCAGCCGCTTTTGGTAGAAGAAAAAAGCGTTCTCGAACGGGTGCAGCCGCCGAGTCAACAGCGGTGGCCGCGTCAGGATGAGGCCGGAGTGTACATCGTAGGGAGGGGATGAGCGGCGTGGGAGGGGAGATGGAGGAGTATTGGTGTCCGCTAACACTTCAGCAGGGGCTGCAGCAGAAGAGTAGAGTCGACTTGACGCTGCGTTGCTCGTTGCGCATCGGAAGCAAACTCTAGGTGCTGTTGCGCGGGAATGGTAAGCTTGAGCAAACTCACAAAACCACCGATTGGCTTTGCAATGATTCCGCCCACCTGAAAAGAGACCCTGTAGGGCTCGTCGCCCTCTACTCGAGGCTGTCATCATGGGTTTTGTCCCTCGGGTAGCCCCTAAATCTGGGGTTCCACGTCGCGAGTGTCAATCATATCTATCGACGTCTCGAACTTTTCGGATGCAGCTTGGTCAACTGTAGTCTTGGGGGTACGTACCGTGGTTGGAACCGATGACATAAGCATATTCTGTGTGGCCTGAGGCAACGACCCAGGACGACTCGTCCCCATACAAAGCTTTCTctgtcccccccccccgattTACATTTTCTTTTCTCCTCACCCAAGGCACCATTTCCTTATCATCAAGACCCGTTTCCACCTCCAGAACGTCCTGATCATTAACGTGTGCCGAGAGTGAATCCCAGAGCGGTCTTTTTCGCTAGCGGCACCTGCAAAGAGACTTCCAGTCCTTTTTCCCTACCGGGTTCTGTTAGATAGATACTGCTGACATTTCAATCAATCCTCGGCTGAGGCAATTATCCTCTCACTTGGGTCGCGTCCTTCGGAGTCGCTCGCTGGCGCCCTTGGAGCATATGCACATCTGAAAAAGTCTTCTCGACGGCATGATTGAACTTTACTGAGTGAGAATGAGGCTTCCGATTTTCTGTTACTTTCTTCCGGGACCCTTGCCAGTGTCACCCTCAATTGCTACAGGTTGGCCGTCGGGCTAAATCACACAGCTGCTTCACGCGCCGGCTCACGCATTGTCCCTAACGCACGCGTCTGCCTTTCGTTAGATGTATTCATCATGGTGTTGTGCCTGGCCCTCAGGGTTAAGCCCCGCAAAGCCACTTTCATACACAAGATCCAACATTGTCATGAAGCTGAACCAAGCTGTCTTAACCAGCATGACCTGACCACGTACGCTCAATACAGCGCGACTCCTGTTGCGCCACCACCTCTCCCGAGGAGACCTTTTCCCATCCGTGGGAAGAAGCCGGGTATCAAGCTACATGAATCGCCGATATGCCCTGAACGCCGTTTCGACATTTTGTACAACCAAAGCCTGCAATCGCCAGGGTGAATCACGCCtgaagctcgtcgaccgcTCGCGTCACCTCCTGCGTCGCTCGTTTTTCCCATGCTAGCCGAGAAGCTTCGTTGAGCAAGGAAGCATCCTTGACTTCGTCGTAAAGCTTCCGCGATATCTCCCGATTGATCGACTCGTATTGCTCCGTCGTCAGCTTCTGTGCCCGCCAGTACGGCCTCAGAGCGCTCTTGACGATCTCATTAATGCTCTTCTTTTCCTCGTGTGTCATGGCTAATCTCGTGGGCGAGGAGTCTTCTTTTCGTTGCAGAACTTGCTGCGGTCGACGTGGGCGCGGTTGGCGCAGTTCCAGTGGTCGAATCTCTGATTTGCTTGGTCGTGGTTCGGAATCACCGTGATCGTTTGTTGACCGACTTGGCGAGTAGTTGGCTGGTGGATATACGGGCTCGATATGTGTGCTGAGCGACAGGGTCGGGGATGCCTCCCGTCCATTCGTTCGGGGGAGAGGCGGAGGGGTGAGGGAGAGCGCTCGTGGACTGCTGTGGTTTGAAGCGGACGGTGAGAGAACGGGAGAGGAAGCCTCGGGAAGCAACCGCCAGGTTGGACTAGTGGCCCaagcctcgtcctcggatATTCCATTTGGCTCCAGCTCTTTGAGCAGCGAAGACACCAGCGGAGGGTCCGTCTCCAGTCGGTTGAGGGTCGCTCTCGTGGGCACGCCGttggtcgtcggccgtgaaCTTGATGAATCTGCGGCAGGCGCAGCCGGagcagcggccgaggcctccGACTGATTGGGAAGCCGTCGAGTTCGAGGCCGCTTCAGCTTCCTCTCCGGTTCGGGTACTGGCTcagacggcgatgccgtgaCGGACCGAGTTTTTCGCTTGCGAGATGcgctgttgttgttgttgttgttgttgttgctgctgctgctgctgccgccgttgttgttgttATTGTTGTGGTTATTGAGGTTTGTGTCGGCTTCACGAGCCCGGTTGAAGGCACCCCACGCCCGCAGTTCGTCTCTCGTCTCCTCTACAGGCTGGGGGGCCGAGTGTAGGCGCTCGCTTATTTGCGGTGGAATACTGGGTGCGAATTCTTCTTGGGCACCTAGTCGCTGGGCAATGTTGACACGCTGTTGCCATCGTTGCAGCTCTCGTTGGTCGTTCTGCTGGAAGCGGCGAAACTGCTCGAGgtcttcgtcatcgtcgtagTTGTCGAGATCCAGGTCGCTCATCTCGAAGAAGCGGCCGGCGAACTGTCCCCATGCACCTTGCCACTCGGCATTTCGTGCCTGGCGGCGGGCCCTCCTGAGCCGTGCACGGGTCCGGACATGATATCCTCGAACATCTCGTGGGTTGGGTCTTCGGACGTT encodes:
- a CDS encoding PHD and RING finger domain protein — translated: MSEPEQCIICLDLLPHPSSANGTASASTTTDVADAVGEVANHLDIVAALDGCEHLIHDSCIRAWAQKTNTCPICRNPFHTVKVYNGSDGTPISTYDVQDKKQVAEFDAQQWMAQNPEPEEDEGSNPCPICSSAEREDVLLLCDSCDAAYHTHCIGLDYIPEGDWYCMECAHLFNLTEEPEASEVAAPSPTPQNVRRPNPRDVRGYHVRTRARLRRARRQARNAEWQGAWGQFAGRFFEMSDLDLDNYDDDEDLEQFRRFQQNDQRELQRWQQRVNIAQRLGAQEEFAPSIPPQISERLHSAPQPVEETRDELRAWGAFNRAREADTNLNNHNNNNNNGGSSSSSNNNNNNNNSASRKRKTRSVTASPSEPVPEPERKLKRPRTRRLPNQSEASAAAPAAPAADSSSSRPTTNGVPTRATLNRLETDPPLVSSLLKELEPNGISEDEAWATSPTWRLLPEASSPVLSPSASNHSSPRALSLTPPPLPRTNGREASPTLSLSTHIEPVYPPANYSPSRSTNDHGDSEPRPSKSEIRPLELRQPRPRRPQQVLQRKEDSSPTRLAMTHEEKKSINEIVKSALRPYWRAQKLTTEQYESINREISRKLYDEVKDASLLNEASRLAWEKRATQEVTRAVDELQA
- a CDS encoding 50S ribosomal subunit L30, coding for MMTASSRGRRALQGLFSGGRNHCKANRWFCEFAQAYHSRATAPRVCFRCATSNAASSRLYSSAAAPAEVLADTNTPPSPLPRRSSPPYDVHSGLILTRPPLLTRRLHPFENAFFFYQKRLEERLNTPFITSIYFKPDTARKLDWDLKVQERQGTVAKELGVYKGKGAKAWDDELKVDDTLSTQESLLNSLLRDAEARVSDDAEVIAAEDVVSVERPMERETEADRKGDVRRLDRSLDRTLYLVVKGKDGWGFPAGAVPKDENLHQAAKNVLDQAAGVNMNTWIVGRAPIAHMVATPVLNADGTVQKKGVKTFFLKGRIMAGQADLKGNPFGYTDFKWLTREELKEALSPEYFHSVRNMMADR